The Hevea brasiliensis isolate MT/VB/25A 57/8 chromosome 1, ASM3005281v1, whole genome shotgun sequence genome has a window encoding:
- the LOC110660359 gene encoding protein FAF-like, chloroplastic has translation MSSLGKSFRLSSSLNEEFMVTKKQGIVSILGSDCERSKSAASLRRTLSADMSSKKWLSQHGFSPLKKIASSEEFLVSIADSSSSSSEAEEEYDNGRQKVTEPRGQFEIWSSIQQDKKNKEELEKPGQFDIWSSILSQKAQEDNKNLPPPYIHPLVKRSASSLSEKSLEICTESLGSETGSDGFSSYPPSETGDAEEEKEEEQEENRLAQKYEDMDDWRVSKYNLAAASKKLPQRSFPPPLPSLSKRDGASLHMRPRRDNGRLVLEAVSVPSQNNFRAERQDDRLVLTFINSPNEEEGPKSEEEKDMELFEVEIENSEEHEEDEEEEGTETETEEEELEEVNERGGVGSGAGSGQVRFVMEQAPKLSGGVINVHRLALMMNKPMALVNRNPTWPNKFDEMVKFEEGVEEAVNPITPVTQSLPPRPPVSRMIPMPTGSAAAVTAKAAASLNAYEYYWKPKPMTAITTTAAAASLCPMTQKSQSTRSNDNNNKFILSKNLISNEKQELLVLRGNKGEYLVPLSKSCKEARRSLLFGEPYCIATS, from the coding sequence ATGTCATCTCTTGGCAAGAGCTTTCGCTTATCTTCATCTCTCAATGAAGAGTTCATGGTTACCAAGAAACAGGGCATAGTGTCCATTCTTGGTTCTGACTGCGAAAGAAGCAAATCTGCAGCTTCTTTAAGGAGAACTCTTTCAGCTGATATGTCCTCCAAGAAATGGCTATCTCAACATGGGTTCTCTCCACTCAAGAAAATTGCCTCTTCTGAAGAATTCCTAGTTTCCATTGCAGACTCTTCATCTTCATCATCGGAAGCGGAAGAAGAGTATGACAATGGAAGGCAGAAAGTGACCGAGCCTCGAGGACAATTCGAGATTTGGAGTTCAATTCAACAAGACAAGAAGAACAAGGAAGAGCTCGAAAAGCCTGGTCAGTTTGACATATGGAGCTCAATCTTATCGCAGAAAGCACAAGAGGACAACAAAAATCTTCCACCTCCTTATATTCACCCTCTCGTTAAAAGATCAGCAAGTTCTTTGAGCGAGAAGAGCCTTGAAATTTGTACTGAAAGTCTCGGATCGGAGACTGGCTCTGATGGGTTCTCTTCATACCCTCCTTCGGAGACTGGTGACGCAGAGGaggagaaagaagaagaacaagaagagaATAGGCTGGCCCAAAAATATGAGGATATGGATGATTGGCGCGTATCCAAGTACAATCTTGCAGCAGCTAGCAAGAAATTGCCACAAAGATCATTCCCTCCGCCACTTCCGTCACTATCTAAGCGTGATGGAGCGTCCCTGCACATGAGGCCTCGGCGTGATAATGGCCGCTTAGTTCTTGAAGCTGTCTCTGTTCCTTCACAGAACAACTTCAGAGCTGAACGCCAGGACGATCGCCTTGTCCTCACTTTTATCAATAGTCCTAATGAAGAAGAAGGACCAAAGAGTGAAGAAGAAAAAGATATGGAACTGTTTGAAGTagaaattgagaattctgaagagcatgaagaagatgaagaggaggAGGGAACTGAAACAGAAACAGAGGAAGAGGAGTTGGAAGAAGTGAATGAGAGAGGAGGAGTAGGTAGCGGTGCTGGTAGTGGACAAGTGAGGTTTGTGATGGAGCAAGCACCAAAATTGTCAGGTGGGGTGATAAATGTGCATAGGTTAGCACTTATGATGAATAAGCCCATGGCGTTAGTTAATAGGAACCCAACATGGCCTAACAAGTTCGATGAAATGGTGAAATTTGAAGAGGGTGTTGAGGAGGCAGTGAACCCAATTACCCCAGTGACACAGTCACTCCCACCGCGGCCGCCAGTGTCTCGGATGATCCCCATGCCGACAGGGTCAGCGGCTGCCGTGACAGCAAAAGCAGCAGCATCGCTTAATGCTTATGAGTACTATTGGAAGCCCAAGCCCATGACAGCCATCACCACAACAGCAGCAGCAGCATCACTTTGTCCCATGACTCAAAAATCACAATCAACAAGGAGCAACGACAACAATAACAAATTCATCCTCTCAAAGAATTTAATATCAAATGAGAAGCAAGAATTGCTAGTATTGAGAGGGAACAAAGGGGAATACTTAGTTCCTTTGTCAAAGAGTTGCAAGGAGGCAAGGAGGTCTCTTTTGTTTGGGGAGCCCTATTGCATTGCCACGTCTTGA